The following DNA comes from Syntrophobacterales bacterium.
GCGGTGTTGGTGGAGCCCCCCAGGGCGAGATCGACGGCGATGGCGTTTTCGAACGCCTCTTTTGTCAGGATGTCGCGGGGGCGGATATTCCTTTCTATGAGTTCCATGATCTTGCGCCCCGCTTCCTTGGCCAGGCGGTCCCGTTCGGAATAGACGGCGGGGATGGTTCCGTTTCCCGGCAGACCGAGGCCAATCGCCTCCATCATGCAGTTCATCGTGTTGGCGGTGAACATCCCCGCGCAAGAGCCGCAGCCGGGACAGGCGGAGTTTTCTATCTCCCCCAGTTCGGCATCGGTCAGGTTGCCGGCAAGGTGCTTGCCCACGGCCTCAAAAACAGTGGCAAGGTCGATCTCTTTTCCGTTATGCAGCCCCGCCAGCATCGGCCCGCCGCTGACCACGATCGAGGGGACGTTCAACTCCGCCGCCGCCATCGCCATGCCGGGAATGATCTTGTCGCAGTTGGTGACCATAACCAGGGCGTCCAGGGCGTGCCCCTGCGTCATGATTTCGATCGAGTCCATGACGATCTCCCGGCTGGGGAGCGAAAACTTCATGCCGATATGGTTCATCGCGATCCCGTCGCAGACGCCGATGACGGGGAACTCGATGGGCAGCCCCCCCGCGGCATAAATCCCGATCTTTACCGCCTCGGCGATGCGCTTCAGGTGCACATGTCCCGGAATTATCGCGTTATAAGCGTTCACCACCCCGATCCAGGGACGGTCAATCTCCCAGTCCGTATAGCCCGATGCCTTCATCAGCGAACGGTGCGGCGCCCGTTCAATGCCCTTTTTGGCTTTGTCGCTTCTCATGCTAAACCCCTCAATCTTCTTCGTTAATTCGGTATGTTCCTGTTTGCCGGAGGCGGGAGCAGACAACGTATCTGCGTCCCTCGTTAAGACTTTCGAAAGCCTCCTTCGCCCTGGCGGCGGTGTTGTTTTTTTCGGAGAGATGCGCCAGCAGCACCAGAGAAAGGTGGGTTCCGTAGCGGCTGATAAAATCACTCGCATCGTCGTTGCTTAGATGGCCGCGGTCGGAGGCAATCCTGACCTTCAGATGTGCGGGGTAGGGGCCGTGAAAAAGCATCTCCTCGTCGTAATTGGATTCCAGAACGACAACCTTCAGCTTGCCCATTGCCTCTTTCATCCCTCCGGTGACGCGTCCCGTATCGGTGAAGATTCCCAGGCCGCCTACGACAAAACCGAACGAGGCAACGTCATGGGATGTTTCCACCGGGGTTATCTCCATTCCGTTGATTCGAAAACATCCTTGAAAGTGATGAATTTCCACTTTTCCGAGCCGCTCCCGGCAGGAATTATAGACCTCTTGGTCGGCATAGACGGGGATATCCAGATTTCGGGCGAGGGGACCTATCCCCTGATAATGATCCGAGTGGGCGTGGGAAAGGACTATGCCGTTTACCTGCCGGATATCCTTGCCGAGCGCGGCCAGCCTTTGGGCTGTCTCATGGAGGCCTATGCCGGCATCGATCAGCACCGAGGCGCCGCTTTCTTCCAGAAGATAGCAATTTCCGTTACTTCCCGAGGCGATTACCGATAATTCCATTAGTATTCTATTCCTACCCGGTCTTTGACGCCGGCGTTATAATGGTGTTTGATTTCCCGCATTTCGCTTACCGTGTCGGCGAGGGCGATGATTTCCGGCGGGGCGTAGCGGCCGGTCAGAACGAGATCGAGCGCGGCCGGTTTGTTCTTGAGCAAGGCTGTGACCTCTTGCAGAGAGACAAGTTTGAAGTCAAGCGCTACATTGATTTCGTCGAGGATGACCATGTCGTATTTTTCCGCAGCGACCGTCTCCCGGGCGAGCTCAAAGCCCTTTTGGGCGAGCTCGATGTCAAGGGGGGCGGGGTTGTCGCGCATGACAAAACTGTCCAGGCCGGAAAGATATACGGTCACATCGGGAAAGAGGCGCTCAGCGGCTATGTATTCACCGTATTTGCGCCCCTTCATGAACTGGATGATGCAGACTTTCAGCCCCTGGCCCACGGCCCGCAGCGCCTGACCGAACGCGGCGGTCGTTTTTCCCTTGCCGTTTCCGGTATATACCTGAATGATCCCCCGGCGGTATTTTGCAATTGCCGCTTGTCTCGGGTCGGCCGCTGTTTCCACGCGGGATGCTCCTTTTCAGTTGAAAACGCAGTTTATTTAAGATACCGCAGCGCCGCCTCTTCGGCGATCGAGTAGGGGTCGGATTCCCTCTTCAGAAGACGCTCCACGATCAGGTTCATCTCCCCGCTTTTCGTCAGCTCCCGGAGAATCGGCGTCAGGATCGCGTCGCGGAGCGCTTCGCCGATTTCCACCATCGCCTTGCGCTTCATCCGGTCGCCCAGGAGACCGGTTTCTTCGAGACGCCGATAGTGATCGGCGATCGCGCCTGTCAGCTCCTCGATGCTGGGCGTGAAGGACTGCGGCTCAAAGCAGCTCCCGATCTTGACGACCGGGGGCCGCCAGCCGCCGGGAAAGGCGGGGGCCATGTTCAGCATCGAACCCAGCTCGTTGGCCAGTTGGTTGGCGCCGTCCCGATCTGCCTTGTTGATCACGAAGATGTCGGCGATTTCCATGATTCCCGCCTTGATCGCCTGTATTTCATCCCCCATGCCGGGGACGAGGACGACGATAACCGTATGGGAGTGGTTGATTATCTCCACCTCCTGCTGGCCGGTCCCGACGGTTTCGATCAGGATAAGATCCTTGCCCATCACGTCGAGCACATGCACCGCGTCGCCCACCGCCTTCGAAAGCCCGCCCAGGGCGCCGCGCGTGGCGAGGCTCCGGACAAAAACGCCCGGATCCTCCGCATGGCGCTGCATCCGGATGCGGTCGCCGAGGATTGCGCCGCCGGTGAAGGGGGAGGTCGGATCAACGGCCAGGACGCCGACCGTTTTCCCCATTTTCCGGAACGAGGTGATCATCGCGTCAACGAGGGTGCTCTTCCCGGCGCCGGGGGAACCGGTTATCCCGATGACATGGGCCCGGCCGGTGTCGAGGAATATCCGTTTCAGCGCCGTTCTCGCCTCGGGAAGTTCGTCTTCAATATTTCTGATCAGGCGGGACGCGGTGCGAACGTCGCCGGCCTTGATTTTTTTAAGCTGTTCCGCTTCTTCGATGTTTTTTGTCATTGCTGTTCTGCTCCGGGATTAGCCTTGCGGCTGTTTGCCGATACTGCTATTCCCTCGGTTTAAGGTTATTTTTTATCCAGTCAAGAATCGAATCAAGGGTGGCGCCCGGGGTGAAGATCGCCTTGATGCCGGCGTCATAGAGCTTCTGAAAATCCTGATCGGGGATGATGCCGCCGCCGATCACGGTGATGTCCTCCGCTCCCTTTTCCTTCAGCAGCTCAACTACGCGGGGGAAGAGGTAGCCGTGGGCACCGGACAGACAGCTCAGGCCGACGAGGTCAACATCCTCCTGAACCGCCGCCGCTGCGATCTGTTCCGGTGTCTGGTGGCAGCCCGTATAGATTACCTCGTAGCCGGCGTCCCGAAAGGCGCGGGCGAGAATCCTCGCCCCCCGGTCATGGCCGTCGAGGCCGGGTTTGGCAACCATAATGCGTATTCTTCTTTCTGCCATATTGTCTCCTCAAAAATGGGGTGATACTCAAAATAGGCCGGGGTCGCGGTATTCGCCGAATGCCTCGCGGTAAACATCGCATATCTCCTGAAGCGTAGCCATATCCTTGACGGCCTTAATGCAGTAGGGCATGACGTTTTTCCCGGTTGTGCAGGCATTTTTCAGATCGTTCAGATCGGTGCTGACGGCCCGCGAGTCGCGTCTCCGCTTGATGTCGGCCAGGCGCTTGAGCTGTTCTTGCTCAACCTTTTCGTCGATCTGTAGGATCGGGATGGGCTGCTCTTCGGAGGTAACATACTTGTTCACGCCGACCATGACCTTTTCGTTATGGTCGATCTGCTTCTGGAAACGATAAGCGGCGTCGGCGATCTCCAACTGCGGGAATCCCTTGTCAATGGCCGCGATCATGCCGCCCATCTCGTCAATCTTGGTTATGTATTTCCATGCCTCTTCCTCCATCTTGTTGGTCAGCGACTCGATGAAGTAGGAGCCGGCGAGCGGGTCGATTGTGTTGGCGACGCCGGTTTCCTCGGCGATAATCTGCTGGGTGCGCAGCGCGATTTGAACGGAGTGTTCGGAGGGGAGGGCCAGCACCTCGTCGAGGGAATTGGTGTGCAGCGACTGCGTTCCGCCCAGCACCCCGGCCAGGGCTTCGATCGCCGTGCGGACGACGTTGTTGTACGGCTGTTGGGCGGTGAGCGAACACCCCGCCGTCTGCGTGTGGAAGCGCAGCCACCAGGAGCGCGGGTTTTTGGCGTGGAAACGTTCCTTCATTACATGGGCCCAGATTCTTCTCGCTGCCCGCATCTTGCAGATCTCCTCGAAAAAATCGATGTGCGAGTTGAAGAAAAAGGAGAGGCGGGGGGCAAATGAATCAACATCCATACCCTTGCGGCGAATGGCGTCTTCGACGTACTCGATGCCGTCGCGGAGCGTAAAGGCCAGTTCCTGGACGGCGGTGGAGCCCGCTTCCCGGATGTGGTAGCCGCTGATGCTGATCGTGTTCCACTTCGGGACGTATTTCGTGCCGAATTCCACTGTGTCGCTGATGATCCGGACCGAGGGTTCCGGAGGGCACATGAAGGTCTTCTGGGCGATAAATTCCTTGAGCATGTCGTTCTGAATCGTTCCCCCGATTTTGGAGAGCGGTACCCCTTTTTTGTCTGCGGCGGCGCAGTACATCGCCCAAAGCACCGAGGCGGGGGGGTTGATGGTCATCGAGGTGGTCACCTTGTCTAACGGGATTTTGTCCACCAGAGTCAGAAAGTCGTCGAGGGTGTCTATCGCCACGCCGCACCGGCCGCACTCGCCGCGGGCGTTAGGGGAATCAGTGTCGTAGCCCATCAGCGTCGGGAAGTCAAAGGCCGTGCTGAGCCCCGTCTGACCTTCGCGAAGCAGCATGTGCCAGCGGGCGTTGGTGTCGGCGGCGCTGCCCATTCCGGAGAACATACGGAAAGTCCAGTAGCGTCCCCGGTAGCCGGTCGGCTGGTTGCCGCGCAGGTAGGGAAATTCCCCCGGCGCGCCGATGTCGCGGGCGAAGTCGGCATCCTTGATGTCTTCCGGCGTATAGAGTTGCTTGATTTCCAGATCGGAGACGGTTGACCAGCGCGATTTCTGATCGGGGCTCTGCACGACGCTGTGCGCTACTTCGTCTTCCCATTTTTTGGTCAATTCCTGCGATTTATTGACCGTATCGTCTGAAAAATATGACCCCATTCCCCACACCTCCCGGTTTCCGGATATATTATGAAGATTATGCGTGTCGCACGCGAAGCCGGATTTTCATAACTATCGGCCTGCTTTGGTTATGTTTCGCGCAATAATTACGGAACATTTTAAAAATTCAACCGGTGCTTTCTATCCCCAAAAGCTTTTTTCTGTCAAGAGATTATGTGCCGTTTGCCGCAAGCCGGTTTTTAGAATTGAGCAGTCACGCTCAGGATGTCTATTTTACTTGAAATTCAAAGCGACAGCGATTAAAAGAGACAGGCTTGAGGAAAAAATACAAAAATAGTGCAGGGAGGTATTTTCGTGAGCGCAGCGGGGGAAGTGGCTGTAATGCAAAACAGCGAGGCCAAAGAAGTGATGCAGACGGCGCTGGGACGTCAGACGGCCGATCTCGTGGTTGTCAACGCCAGGGTGGCGAATGTCTATACAGGCGAAATTCTTGATGATTATTCCGTGGCAGTGAAAGGCAAGTGGATTGCTTATGTCGGGCGGGAGCCTCGGGAAAACATCGGCGCGAAAACCGTTGTTATTGACGCGGCGGGTATGACCGTCATCCCCGGTTTCATCGAGAGTCATACCCATTTGGTGCAGATTTATGGCAGTGCGGAGTTTTTACGCTATGCAATAAAGGGGGGGACAACCACGATCATCACCGAAACGATGGAAGTTTTTCCCATCGGCGGGTGCGAGGCCGTGGTGGATTTTCTGGAATCGTTTCGCGACCAGCCGGTGAAGGTCTATGGGACAATGCCGGCGATGGGTTCCATCAGCAGCGCCGCCAGCGGAATATCGGTTGAGGACATCCAGAAGCTGCTGCTCAGGGACGATATTCTTGGTTTGGGAGAGACCTACTGGCAGTTGCTGCTGCAGAACCCCGATCAGTTCCTCCTTATCTTTGCAGAGACCCTGCGGCGGGGGAAGACGCTGGAAGGTCATTCCGCCGGGGCCGGCGGTCGGAAACTGATGGCCTACGCGGCGGCCGGGATTTCCTCCTGCCACGAGCCGATAACGGCCGAAGAGGTGCAAGAAAGGCTGAGATTGGGGATTTACGTGATGGTCAGGGAGGGAAGCATCCGGCGCGAGCTGGAAACCGTCGCGCGGATAAAGGAGATGAATGTTGATCTGCGCAGGTTGATTCTTGTGACCGACAGCGTTGAGCCCAACGATCTGATAGAGAAGGGCTATATGGAATATGTAGTTCAGAAGGCGATCGATGTCGGGTTTAAGCCGATGGATGCCCTGCGGATGGCGACGCTGAATGCAGCCGAACATTTTTCTCTCGATCAAATTCTGGGAGGAATAGCGCCCGGCAAGTACGCCGACATGGCGATTATCCCTGATATGCAAACCATCAGACCCGAGTATGTAATTGCCAATGGCAAGATAGTGGCGAGGCAAGGCGAGGTTCTTGTTGCTCCCCGCGAGCACGTTTACGCGGAGGCGAGTCGCCACAGCGTTCATCTGCCCGCCGAGTTCCAGCCGGATGATTTTTCCATCCGGGCAGAGGAGGCCGCTGCCAGTGTGAATGTCCGGGTGATGGATCTGATAACGGAGCTGGTAACGAAGGAACTAAAGATGGATATGCTCGTTAGCGACGGCCTGATCCAGGCCGATCCGGGGCGCGATATTATAAAGGTTGCCGCCATTGACCGGGCCTGTAACCCCGGCCGTAACGTAGCGAACGTCAAGCGCCTTTTTGTCGGTCTTATTCGTGGCCTTAAGATGCGGGCCGGCGCCTTCGCGACATCAACGGCGTGGGATACAGCGGACATCGTTGTCGTCGGCGCCGGCGATGCCGATATGGCGCTTGCCGTAAACAGGATACGCGCGCTGCAGGGAGGAATGGCCGTTTGTAAAGACGGGGAAGTCCTCGCCGAATTTGCCCTTCCCCTCTGGGGCCTGGTTTCCGATCAACCGATGGAGATCCTTGCCAAAAAGCTCGCTGAGATAGACGCCGCCGTCTCAAGCCTTGGCGTTCGTCTTGCCAAACCGTTCTTGACGCTGGGCACCCTGACCACGGCTTCAATTCCCTACCTCCGCATCTGCGAAGAGGGGCTGGTAAATCTCCGGGAAGGGAAAACGGTGGGGTTATAATTCCTGGATTACCTTAATTCAACTGTATAGTTTTTATAGGCGGCAAGCAGCGCTATTCTGTATGCCCTTTCAGCGCCTGCGACGATGTAGTTTCTTTTCTTCACCATTTCCAACAGTTTTTCAGCAACTTCTTCTTCATCCAGCGCGAGGTTCCTTACATCCAGAAAGGCCTGTTCAAGGCCGATCAAACCCACCAGTTCGCTGCCCACGATGAGAGTGATTATTTTAGGCGCTCCCGGGGCACAACAGTTGCCCATCCTCTTTTTCTCCCTTCAGCTTCTATTATAAAAAACAAGGTATTAGATGGACGTCAGCCATCATTAACCGGGCAGCCGTGGTTTATAGCACAAATTTTACAAAAATCCACAGCAAAGGGCCTGTCCACAAATAACCTTCCTTGAAAATATACGATAATCGCCAATTACGCATTGACAGCCACAGCCGGATGAGCAATGATAGCTTGTAATCCATGCGTCTTACGATTAAGTTTTACACATAATGACCGTTTGAGGGAAGTAATGGCTTTGCGACCGGCGGCGGTTGGCATTTCGAAAAATGATGAATTGGGGGTGACAGGTGACCAATGAAGAGATGAGGGATAAGGCCGTCGAGCTGATGATGGTGAAGCGTTTTCATTGCAGTCAGGCGGTGCTGGCGGCCGGGCAGCAGAAGCTCAACAGGAAAGACGACGAGGTGATCAGGGCGATGGGGGCCTTCGGCGGGGGGCTCGGCGGAAACGGAGAGGT
Coding sequences within:
- a CDS encoding amidohydrolase family protein, with amino-acid sequence MSAAGEVAVMQNSEAKEVMQTALGRQTADLVVVNARVANVYTGEILDDYSVAVKGKWIAYVGREPRENIGAKTVVIDAAGMTVIPGFIESHTHLVQIYGSAEFLRYAIKGGTTTIITETMEVFPIGGCEAVVDFLESFRDQPVKVYGTMPAMGSISSAASGISVEDIQKLLLRDDILGLGETYWQLLLQNPDQFLLIFAETLRRGKTLEGHSAGAGGRKLMAYAAAGISSCHEPITAEEVQERLRLGIYVMVREGSIRRELETVARIKEMNVDLRRLILVTDSVEPNDLIEKGYMEYVVQKAIDVGFKPMDALRMATLNAAEHFSLDQILGGIAPGKYADMAIIPDMQTIRPEYVIANGKIVARQGEVLVAPREHVYAEASRHSVHLPAEFQPDDFSIRAEEAAASVNVRVMDLITELVTKELKMDMLVSDGLIQADPGRDIIKVAAIDRACNPGRNVANVKRLFVGLIRGLKMRAGAFATSTAWDTADIVVVGAGDADMALAVNRIRALQGGMAVCKDGEVLAEFALPLWGLVSDQPMEILAKKLAEIDAAVSSLGVRLAKPFLTLGTLTTASIPYLRICEEGLVNLREGKTVGL
- a CDS encoding methylmalonyl-CoA mutase family protein codes for the protein MGSYFSDDTVNKSQELTKKWEDEVAHSVVQSPDQKSRWSTVSDLEIKQLYTPEDIKDADFARDIGAPGEFPYLRGNQPTGYRGRYWTFRMFSGMGSAADTNARWHMLLREGQTGLSTAFDFPTLMGYDTDSPNARGECGRCGVAIDTLDDFLTLVDKIPLDKVTTSMTINPPASVLWAMYCAAADKKGVPLSKIGGTIQNDMLKEFIAQKTFMCPPEPSVRIISDTVEFGTKYVPKWNTISISGYHIREAGSTAVQELAFTLRDGIEYVEDAIRRKGMDVDSFAPRLSFFFNSHIDFFEEICKMRAARRIWAHVMKERFHAKNPRSWWLRFHTQTAGCSLTAQQPYNNVVRTAIEALAGVLGGTQSLHTNSLDEVLALPSEHSVQIALRTQQIIAEETGVANTIDPLAGSYFIESLTNKMEEEAWKYITKIDEMGGMIAAIDKGFPQLEIADAAYRFQKQIDHNEKVMVGVNKYVTSEEQPIPILQIDEKVEQEQLKRLADIKRRRDSRAVSTDLNDLKNACTTGKNVMPYCIKAVKDMATLQEICDVYREAFGEYRDPGLF
- a CDS encoding cobalamin B12-binding domain-containing protein, whose amino-acid sequence is MAERRIRIMVAKPGLDGHDRGARILARAFRDAGYEVIYTGCHQTPEQIAAAAVQEDVDLVGLSCLSGAHGYLFPRVVELLKEKGAEDITVIGGGIIPDQDFQKLYDAGIKAIFTPGATLDSILDWIKNNLKPRE
- the cobO gene encoding cob(I)yrinic acid a,c-diamide adenosyltransferase translates to METAADPRQAAIAKYRRGIIQVYTGNGKGKTTAAFGQALRAVGQGLKVCIIQFMKGRKYGEYIAAERLFPDVTVYLSGLDSFVMRDNPAPLDIELAQKGFELARETVAAEKYDMVILDEINVALDFKLVSLQEVTALLKNKPAALDLVLTGRYAPPEIIALADTVSEMREIKHHYNAGVKDRVGIEY
- a CDS encoding MBL fold metallo-hydrolase — protein: MELSVIASGSNGNCYLLEESGASVLIDAGIGLHETAQRLAALGKDIRQVNGIVLSHAHSDHYQGIGPLARNLDIPVYADQEVYNSCRERLGKVEIHHFQGCFRINGMEITPVETSHDVASFGFVVGGLGIFTDTGRVTGGMKEAMGKLKVVVLESNYDEEMLFHGPYPAHLKVRIASDRGHLSNDDASDFISRYGTHLSLVLLAHLSEKNNTAARAKEAFESLNEGRRYVVCSRLRQTGTYRINEED
- the meaB gene encoding methylmalonyl Co-A mutase-associated GTPase MeaB, with amino-acid sequence MTKNIEEAEQLKKIKAGDVRTASRLIRNIEDELPEARTALKRIFLDTGRAHVIGITGSPGAGKSTLVDAMITSFRKMGKTVGVLAVDPTSPFTGGAILGDRIRMQRHAEDPGVFVRSLATRGALGGLSKAVGDAVHVLDVMGKDLILIETVGTGQQEVEIINHSHTVIVVLVPGMGDEIQAIKAGIMEIADIFVINKADRDGANQLANELGSMLNMAPAFPGGWRPPVVKIGSCFEPQSFTPSIEELTGAIADHYRRLEETGLLGDRMKRKAMVEIGEALRDAILTPILRELTKSGEMNLIVERLLKRESDPYSIAEEAALRYLK